The following coding sequences are from one Anopheles bellator chromosome X, idAnoBellAS_SP24_06.2, whole genome shotgun sequence window:
- the LOC131213519 gene encoding uncharacterized protein LOC131213519, translating into MKIIQVTLLLGALFAVALGGRCVRDNTNGEPGCKTKEEIDQGYWRHNFDPTRYWQCTKLNEPAVLQSCQHQAFHPSQLECVDWDNWDWEPVCAPLSRP; encoded by the exons ATGAAAA TCATACAGGTAACACTACTGCTCGGTGCCCTGTTCGCCGTCGCTCTGGGAGGCAGGTGCGTCCGGGACAATACAAACGGTGAACCGGGATGCAAGACGAAGGAAGAGATCGACCAGGGCTACTGGCGCCACAACTTTGACCCGACGCGCTACTGGCAGTGTACCAAGCTGAACGAACCGGCCGTTCTGCAAAGCTGCCAACACCAGGCGTTCCACCCGTCGCAGCTCGAGTGCGTCGACTGGGACAACTGGGACTGGGAGCCCGTCTGTGCGCCCCTCAGCCGACCTTGA